A DNA window from Bos indicus isolate NIAB-ARS_2022 breed Sahiwal x Tharparkar chromosome 9, NIAB-ARS_B.indTharparkar_mat_pri_1.0, whole genome shotgun sequence contains the following coding sequences:
- the CASP8AP2 gene encoding CASP8-associated protein 2 isoform X2, which produces MAADDDNGDGTSLFDVFSASPLKNNDEGSLDIYAGLDSAGSDSASKSSVPSRNCLDLYEEILTEEGTAKEATYNDLQAEYGKCQLQMKELMKKFKEIQTQNFSLKNENQSLKKNISALIKTARVEINRKDEEINNLHQRLSEFPHFRNNHKTSRTSDLVKTKDLKSRSPHLDDSSKTDHRVKSDVSKDVHYSTSLPNHEKEGKSHCEKKSTLHLPTSVEKHSTNGIWSRFHYQVSESNSNEDHRRGRKDSRHSQYNRGTDRIRKDLSTSYGDGEPRNTEASQRLQGHPEKYGKGEPKAESKTAKLKSNTDLDYKNERISSSWEKESSRDKSHTRLESQSDKKLERQSERSQNVNRRELKSQDKEERKVDQKSKSVGKGQDHWRRSERAVLPHSKNEPSKSSHNSNKYHLEERRGWEDCKRDRAVSNHSFQEGRCPSSLLASRTHKHIDSTEVDSVHQRENAPFRAERHRTEEKRKRERENKEENKHIRNEDRVPPGHLQKTNKETKKTTADLKRQNEPKNGKGEVSNNDVSEGANNKEPAVRAESALNEPQNKDLKLSFMEKLNLTLSPAKKQPVSQDNQHTITDPPQSCDICDSESLVQAKTVTCVPSVSDHITEETKSELLEPKDALTAAFQPRTSISERKVEENSLSVASVENTVPCDTPICGTETSFSAPVEMEPSESSLSSSTEMKQTVNGARAAVPVKIDIVQTNVSQNVGLELDSKRNGDLNSCSISEEAEMKEAFSTNVTKSSESILQPSVEETDILPAVLSEGGTPKLEPSLVDPPLVENKSCHLDPCLPRETPESSLQQTELMDDTVEVGETNSVYHDDENSVLSIDFNQLRPIPEAISPLNSPVRPVAKVLRLESASQVPLYNNNHKDVFLPNSAHSTSMSQSDLNKENQKPICKSDKFAEADSHKNSSLDELEEGEIISDNEKPEPQRSFDKSAKPRASTEVQNTKTSPESRKSSVRLDKDNRKISSMKMHQTKSRWNRRRSESSRSSKTEKKERSMSTSSLEKIVPIIVTPSSVREIMHMLRMIRKHVRKNYMKFKVKFSLIQFHRIIESAILSFTSLIKYLDLSKISKSVTTLQKNLCDVIESKLKQVKKNGIVDRLFEQQLPDMKKKLWKFVDEQLDYLFTKLKKIFVKFCDSMNVGSDSDEGKLEKKSKEKARSSHCQKGNINNLGKEMLKEKSPKSEDYGSSKYSVGCKKSEEKHQEQKNSNSNTIKHDIKKTANTSFDNMKNPQSEAHSLEPNCLSTPKPGKIEGSATEDAQTSQLVPLKPERSFEILTEQQASSLTFNLVSDAQMGEIFKSLLQGSDLLDNSVNCNEKSEWELKTPEKQLLESLKCESIPACTTEELVSGVVSPCPKIISDDNWSLLSSEKGPSLSSGLSLPVHPDVLDENCMFEVSTNIALSKDNVCGSEKSKPYISSILLEDLAVSLTVPSPLKSDGHLSFLKPEALSNSTPEEVISAHFSEDALLEEEDASEQDIHLALESDNSSSKSSCSSSWTSRPVAPGFQYHPNLPMHAVIMEKSNDHFIVKIRRAAPSTSPTLVQNTVADEYLPRVEKEADEAVEEEYISCQNRVFKSVEELKNSSKNVDGRLVHEEQDCVIQTEVPDIYEFLKDASGKVSQSTEEAEECLKLHQVWEPKVPESIEELPPVEEIPHSVEDHLPSTCIDLTKDPVTETKKLGELVKVTVLNIDQLGCSGSSVDQNAPVLDNMQPETVDTFIDLTQDVSSDSKNEGNHPAIVVEDLGCPVICVDEDNSKEENVQVGNRPLECIIEEACIDLTLEASSLDEVKKDDLNSESALNSNSSELPGMLDNPHKKRRNLSDLNPSSQKKQRKETDLTSREKTKKITQDSGENGNAHRRKASKKKAPSVTKDPSSLKESPGTKDASAAPATSFTSLSAKNVIKKKGEIIVSWTRNDDREILLECQKKGPSLKTFTHLAAKLNKNPYQVSERFQQLMKLFEKSKCR; this is translated from the exons ATGGCAGCAGATGATGACAATGGTGATGGAACAAGTTTATTTGATGTCTTTTCTG cttctcctcttaaaaataatgatgaaggTTCTTTGGACATATATGCTGGGTTGGACAGTGCTGGTTCTG aCAGTGCATCCAAATCCTCTGTACCATCCAGGAATTGTTTGGATTTATATGAAGAAATCCTGACTGAAGAAGGAACTGCAAAGGAGGCAACATATAATGAT TTGCAGGCAGAATATGGAAAATGTCAGCTGCAAATGAAAGAGCTgatgaaaaagtttaaagaaatacagacacag aattttagcttaaaaaatgaaaaccagtcCCTTAAGAAAAATATCTCAGCACTTATCAAAACAGCCAGAGTGGAAATAAACCGCAaggatgaagaaataaataatcttCACCAAAG ACTGTCAGAGTTTCCACATTTTCGGAATAATCATAAAACTTCAAGGACATCAGATCTAGTTAAAACAAAAGATCTTAAATCCAGATCTCCCCATTTGGATGACTCTTCAAAGACTGATCACAGAGTGAAAAGTGATGTTTCTAAAGATGTACATTACAGCACTTCACTGCCAAaccatgaaaaggaaggaaaatcacACTGTGAAAAAAAGAGCACTTTGCATTTGCCTACATCTGTTGAAAAACACTCCACCAATGGCATTTGGTCACGTTTCCATTATCAGGTTAGTGAGAGCAATTCAAATGAGGATcatagaagaggaaggaaagatagTCGACATAGCCAGTACAACCGGGGGACTGACAGAATACGAAAAGACTTGAGCACTAGCTATGGTGATGGTGAACCGAGGAACACAGAGGCCAGTCAAAGGCTACAAGGACATCCTGAGAAATATGGTAAAGGTGAACCAAAGGCTGAAAGCAAAACTGCAAAGTTGAAAAGTAACACGGatttagattataaaaatgaacgCATCAGCTCTTCTTGGGAGAAAGAAAGCTCTAGAGACAAGTCACACACTCGACTAGAATCTCAAAGTGACAAAAAACTCGAAAGACAAAGTGAAAGGTCACAAAATGTAAATAGAAGAGAACTTAAATCacaagacaaagaagaaagaaaagttgatCAGAAGTCAAAATCAGTAGGGAAAGGCCAGGATCATTGGAGAAGATCTGAACGAGCGGTGCTTCCGCATTCCAAAAATGAACCATCAAAGTCTTCACACAATTCAAATAAATACCATCtagaggagagaagaggctgggaaGATTGTAAAAGAGACAGGGCTGTAAGTAATCATAGTTTTCAAGAAGGAAGATGTCCCTCTTCTCTTTTAGCCAGTAGAACTCACAAACACATTGATTCCACAGAAGTTGATTCTGTGCACCAGCGGGAAAATGCACCTTTCAGAGCAGAAAGGcacagaactgaagaaaaaaggaaaagggaacgagagaacaaagaagaaaataagcataTCAGAAATGAAGACAGAGTACCTCCAGGACATTTGCAGAAGACTaacaaagaaactaagaaaaccaCCGCAGACTTAAAGAGACAGAATGAGCCAAAAAATGGTAAAGGGGAAGTCTCTAACAATGATGTTTCTGAAGGAGCAAATAATAAGGAGCCAGCAGTTAGAGCTGAGAGTGCCCTAAATGAACCACAAAACAAAGACTTAAAGTTGAGCTTTATGGAAAAATTGAACTTAACTCTTTCTCCTGCTAAAAAGCAGCCTGTTTCTCAGGATAATCAGCATACAATAACGGATCCTCCCCAATCCTGTGACATATGTGATTCTGAGTCGTTGGTGCAGGCTAAGACTGTGACATGTGTTCCCTCTGTCAGTGACCATATCACAGAGGAAACCAAATCTGAGTTATTGGAACCAAAGGATGCTCTTACAGCAGCATTTCAACCCAGGACCAGTATTTCAGAACggaaagtagaagaaaatagTTTGTCTGTTGCATCTGTGGAGAATACTGTGCCTTGTGACACACCCATATGTGGCACAGAGACTTCCTTCTCAGCACCTGTGGAAATGGAACCATCAGAATCTTCGTTATCTTCATCCACAGAAATGAAACAGACTGTTAATGGTGCCAGGGCAGCAGTTCCTGTGAAAATAGACATAGTACAGACAAATGTTTCTCAGAACGTTGGCTTGGAATTGGATAGCAAAAGAAACGGTGACTTAAATTCTTGTAgtatttctgaagaggcagaaaTGAAGGAGGCTTTTTCAACAAATGTGACCAAATCCAGTGAAAGCATTTTGCAGCcttcagttgaagaaactgaCATTCTGCCAGCCGTCCTTTCAGAAGGTGGTACACCAAAACTTGAGCCTTCTCTTGTAGACCCACCACTGGTTGAGAATAAGTCTTGTCATTTGGATCCTTGCTTACCTAGAGAGACTCCAGAATCTTCACTTCAGCAGACTGAGTTAATGGATGACACAGTGGAAGTTGGTGAAACAAACTCAGTATATCATGATGATGAGAACTCAGTTCTGAGCATTGACTTTAATCAACTGAGACCTATTCCAGAAGCCATCAGTCCTCTGAATAGTCCAGTGAGACCTGTAGCAAAAGTTCTTAGACTGGAAAGTGCATCTCAAGTtccattatataataataatcataaag ATGTGTTTCTACCAAATTCAGCTCATTCTACCTCCATGAGTCAGTCTGATCTCAACAAGGAAAATCAAAAGCCAATATGCAAATCTGACAAATTTGCAGAAGCAGACTCCCATAAGAATTCATCTTTAGATGAATTAGAAGAAGGAGAAATTATAAGTGACAATGAAAAACCTGAACCACAAAGAAGTTTTGACAAAAGTGCCAAACCAAGAGCTTCTACAGAAGTGCAGAACACAAAAACTAGCCCAGAAAGTAGGAAAAGCTCTGTGCGTTTGGATAAAGACAATAGGAAGATATCCTCTATGAAAATGCATCAGACCAAAAGCAGATGGAACAGAAGACGAAGTGAATCTAGCAGATCttcaaaaacagagaagaaagagaggtcAATGAGCACTTCCAGCCTGGAAAAAATAGTTCCAATCATTGTCACACCCTCTTCTGTCCGAGAGATTATGCACATGTTACGAATGATAAGAAAACATGTAaggaaaaattatatgaaattcaaggtAAAATTTTCATTAATACAATTTCATAGAATTATTGAGTCAGCAATTTTGAGTTTTACATCACTAATTAAATACCTGGACTTGTCCAAAATATCTAAGTCAGTGACTACTTTACAGAAGAATCTCTGTGATGTTATAGAATCCAAACTCAAGCAAGTTAAAAAGAATGGCATCGTGGATCGTTTATTTGAACAGCAGCTgccagatatgaaaaaaaaattgtggaaattTGTAGATGAACAGCTCGATTATTTGTTTACAAAACTTAAGAAAATCTTTGTAAagttttgtgactccatgaatgtTGGCAGTGATAGTGACGAAGGAAAgcttgaaaagaaaagtaaagagaaagcaCGATCTTCACACTGTCAGAAGGGGAATATAAACAACTTGGGCAAAGAAATGTTGAAAGAGAAATCCCCCAAATCAGAAGATTATGGTTCTTCTAAGTATTCAGTAGGTTGTAAAAAATCTGAGGAAAAACATCAAGAGCAAAAGAATTCCAATAGTAACACAATAAAGCATGACATTAAAAAGACTGCTAACACTTCCTTTGATAATATGAAGAATCCTCAATCTGAAGCGCATTCCTTGGAGCCAAACTGCCTGAGCACCCCAAAGccaggaaaaattgaaggtagcGCCACAGAGGATGCCCAGACATCCCAGCTTGTGCCTTTGAAGCCAGAACGCAGTTTTGAGATTCTTACTGAACAGCAGGCGTCTAGCCTTACATTTAATTTAGTGAGTGATGCACAGATGGGAGAGATATTTAAAAGTTTGTTGCAAGGTTCTGATCTTTTGGACAACAGTGTTAACTGTAATGAAAAAAGTGAGTGGGAGTTAAAGACACCAGAGAAACAGCTGCTAGAGAGTCTCAAATGTGAATCTATACCAGCTTGTACAACTGAAGAGCTCGTTTCAGGGGTGGTTTCTCCCTGCCCTAAGATAATCAGTGATGACAACTGGTCCTTACTGTCATCTGAGAAAGGTCCATCTCTGTCTTCAGGGCTTTCATTGCCAGTTCATCCGGATGTGTTGGATGAAAATTGTATGTTCGAAGTGTCCACTAACATAGCTTTAAGTAAAGATAATGTATGTGGTTCAGAAAAGAGCAAGCCCTACATTTCTTCCATACTTCTTGAGGATCTAGCCGTCTCTTTAACAGTACCATCGCCTCTGAAGTCAGATGGCCATCTCAGTTTTTTAAAGCCAGAAGCTTTGTCTAATTCAACGCCTGAAGAAGTTATTAGTGCCCATTTTAGTGAGGATGCCTTACTGGAGGAAGAGGACGCATCTGAACAGGATATTCATTTAGCCCTGGAGTCTGATAATTCAAGCAGTAAATCAAGTTGTTCTTCATCATGGACAAGCCGGCCTGTTGCTCCAGGCTTTCAGTACCACCCTAACCTCCCCATGCACGCTGTCATAATGGAAAAGTCCAACGATCACTTCATCGTGAAAATTCGGCGTGCGGCACCATCTACCTCCCCTACTCTTGTACAGAATACAGTGGCTGATGAATATCTGCCGAGAGTGGAAAAGGAAGCTGATGAAGCAGTGGAGGAAGAATATATTTCATGTCAGAACAGAGTTTTTAAATCTGTGGAGGAACTGAAAAATTCCAGTAAGAATGTTGATGGCAGATTAGTTCATGAGGAACAAGACTGTGTGATACAAACAGAAGTTCCTGACATATATGAATTTCTTAAAGATGCTTCAGGTAAAGTGAGTCAAAGTACCGAAGAGGCTGAAGAATGTTTGAAGTTGCATCAAGTATGGGAACCAAAAGTGCCTGAAAGCATTGAAGAATTGCCTCCAGTGGAAGAAATTCCACATTCTGTTGAGGATCATCTTCCAAGCACATGTATAGACCTCACAAAAGATCCAGTCACCGAGACCAAAAAGTTGGGGGAATTAGTAAAAGTAACAGTTTTAAATATTGATCAGTTGGGATGTTCTGGAAGTAGTGTGGATCAAAATGCTCCAGTATTAGACAATATGCAGCCTGAAACTGTTGATACTTTTATTGATTTGACACAAGATGTTTCAAGTGACAGTAAAAATGAAGGTAACCATCCTGCTATAGTTGTTGAAGACTTGGGGTGTCCAGTGATATGTGTCGATGAAGATAACTCGAAGGAAGAAAATGTGCAGGTGGGGAACAGGCCTTTGGAATGCATCATTGAGGAGGCCTGTATCGATCTAACCTTGGAAGCTTCCAGTTTGGATGAAGTGAAAAAGGATGATTTAAACTCAGAGTCAGCATTGAATTCCAACAGTTCAGAGTTGCCTGGGATGTTGGATAACCctcacaaaaagagaagaaatcttTCTGATCTAAATCCTTCTTCtcagaaaaaacagagaaaggaaacagacttAACCAGTAgggaaaagaccaaaaaaattaCCCAAGACTCTGGTGAGAATGGTAATGCTCATCGAAGGAAAGCCAGTAAGAAAAAGGCCCCTTCAGTGACTAAAGACCCCTCATCTTTAAAGGAAAGCCCAGGGACTAAGGATGCATCAGCAGCGCCTGCCACTTCTTTTACAAGCCTTTCTGCAAAGAATGTTATtaaaaagaagggagaaattaTAGTTTCGTGGACAAG